A genomic stretch from candidate division WOR-3 bacterium includes:
- a CDS encoding SAM-dependent DNA methyltransferase yields MKLPKWIEKRYDELWQAFQGRTFRTSDAARVLKEKFKDGEDQVNVVLAELRKSGWLIARPDPADARKRLYQLKGRDELLSQTLLLNRKKHLSRGELEAFLKKAADLIRTRVDYTFILVLLFYKRICDKWKMEYELEYKKAVDDGLSPEEARKEAKDAAYHDFDIPDEFLWDEIRKDPARIAENFSRAMKVFGERNPDVRDIFENVDFVQFTSNRENAEILRQLVELFSAQSLHNVSPDILGDAYEWILRYFAPQKAKEGEVYTPREVIELIVKILSPKPKQSIYDPAVGSAGMLILSYQYVKRQSGKDAADKLFLYGQEANYKTLALAKMNLYIHDIRNANLYLGDTLRFPKTKEGSHLKKFDIVIANPPWNQDGYNEEELKKGEFWQERFGYGFTPRQSADWAWIQHMLASADDTGGKVGIVIDNGCLFRGGKEKAIRKGVIDDDLLESVILLPEKLFYNTGAPGAVLIFNKKKPRQRKNKILFINASQEFEKHPEVRKLNRLGEKNREKVVRAYKEFSEEKGFSRIVEKDEIEDNDYNLNVTLYVYPEEEIEEIDIAKEWKELKTIDKEIARIDQKIAEYLKELKYE; encoded by the coding sequence ATGAAATTACCTAAATGGATTGAAAAGAGATACGACGAACTATGGCAGGCATTTCAGGGTCGAACTTTTCGAACTTCGGATGCAGCCCGGGTTCTTAAGGAGAAATTTAAGGATGGAGAAGATCAGGTAAATGTTGTTCTTGCTGAGTTGCGCAAATCTGGCTGGCTCATTGCCCGGCCTGACCCTGCGGATGCAAGAAAAAGGTTGTATCAACTCAAAGGAAGGGATGAACTCCTGTCTCAAACTCTCCTTTTAAATAGAAAGAAACATTTAAGCAGGGGCGAACTCGAGGCGTTCCTTAAGAAGGCAGCTGATCTGATCAGGACCAGGGTCGATTATACCTTTATCCTGGTTCTTCTTTTCTATAAACGAATCTGTGACAAATGGAAGATGGAGTATGAACTGGAATACAAGAAGGCAGTTGATGACGGACTATCACCGGAAGAAGCCAGAAAAGAGGCGAAGGATGCAGCATACCATGATTTTGATATTCCTGATGAATTTCTCTGGGATGAAATAAGAAAGGATCCGGCCCGGATTGCGGAAAATTTTTCCAGGGCAATGAAGGTGTTTGGAGAAAGAAATCCAGATGTCCGGGACATCTTCGAAAATGTTGATTTTGTTCAGTTTACGAGCAATCGGGAAAATGCCGAGATTTTGAGACAGCTGGTAGAACTTTTCAGCGCCCAATCCCTTCATAATGTCTCACCGGATATCCTTGGTGATGCCTATGAGTGGATTCTCAGATATTTTGCCCCGCAGAAGGCAAAGGAGGGTGAAGTCTATACCCCGAGAGAGGTGATCGAACTAATTGTAAAAATTCTCAGCCCCAAACCAAAGCAATCAATCTATGATCCAGCCGTAGGCTCAGCTGGTATGCTTATCTTATCGTATCAGTATGTCAAAAGACAATCAGGAAAAGATGCAGCAGATAAGCTTTTTCTATATGGACAGGAGGCGAATTATAAAACTCTTGCCCTTGCCAAGATGAATCTTTATATCCACGACATCAGAAATGCCAATCTATATCTTGGCGATACTCTCCGCTTTCCCAAAACTAAAGAAGGGTCACACCTAAAGAAATTCGATATCGTGATTGCCAATCCACCCTGGAATCAGGACGGGTATAACGAAGAGGAGTTGAAAAAAGGTGAGTTCTGGCAGGAGCGGTTTGGATACGGTTTCACGCCAAGACAGTCCGCAGACTGGGCCTGGATACAGCATATGCTGGCATCTGCCGATGATACCGGCGGTAAGGTTGGTATTGTAATTGATAATGGTTGCCTTTTTCGGGGTGGAAAAGAAAAGGCAATCAGAAAAGGGGTTATTGATGATGACCTGTTAGAATCAGTTATTCTTTTACCTGAAAAACTCTTTTATAATACCGGTGCTCCGGGTGCAGTTCTTATTTTTAATAAGAAAAAACCCAGGCAAAGAAAGAATAAAATTCTTTTCATCAATGCCTCGCAGGAGTTTGAAAAACATCCTGAGGTTCGTAAACTGAATCGTTTAGGAGAGAAAAATCGCGAGAAGGTTGTCAGGGCTTACAAAGAATTTTCAGAAGAGAAGGGATTTTCAAGGATTGTTGAAAAAGATGAAATTGAAGACAATGATTACAACCTCAATGTCACCCTCTATGTCTATCCCGAAGAGGAGATTGAAGAGATTGATATTGCAAAGGAATGGAAGGAATTGAAAACTATTGATAAAGAGATTGCCAGAATTGATCAGAAAATTGCCGAATATCTTAAGGAATTGAAATATGAATAG
- a CDS encoding phosphoglycerate kinase, giving the protein MAKLSVRDLPLEGKKVFVRVDFNVPLDKEGHITDDTRIRAALPTIKYILEHGGIPVLASHLGRPKGRVVPELSLTPVAERLVKLLNRKVIFVKDCVGEEVKKIAAGLKRGDILLLENTRFHPEEKKNDPDFSRELASLADLYVNDAFGTAHRAHASVVGVASYFDEPACGFLMEKEIAYFEDTLKNPQRPLLGIIGGAKVSTKIGVIKHLLRTVDNIVIGGGMCFTFYRAKGYGIGKSLCEESFIDEAKAITDNSKLYLPIDVLVAERPEPGAQTRIVAASSIPDDYTGVDIGDASISEISALIKKSKTIVWNGPMGIFEIDDFSKGTEAVARAVAEATDQGAISIVGGGDTVAALSKYNLLDRVSHASTGGGASLEYLEGKELPGIKILKDK; this is encoded by the coding sequence ATGGCGAAGCTGTCGGTGAGAGATCTGCCCCTGGAGGGCAAAAAGGTCTTTGTGCGCGTAGACTTCAATGTCCCGTTGGACAAAGAAGGACATATCACCGATGACACGAGGATCAGGGCGGCGTTGCCCACCATAAAATATATTCTGGAACACGGCGGGATTCCTGTCCTGGCGAGCCATCTCGGACGACCTAAGGGCAGGGTGGTGCCGGAATTGAGTTTGACTCCGGTCGCTGAACGGCTTGTGAAGCTGCTGAACCGAAAGGTCATCTTTGTAAAGGACTGCGTGGGTGAAGAGGTGAAAAAGATCGCGGCGGGATTGAAACGCGGTGATATCCTGCTCCTTGAGAACACAAGATTTCATCCTGAAGAGAAGAAGAATGACCCGGATTTTTCCAGGGAACTGGCTTCTTTGGCTGATCTTTATGTGAACGATGCCTTTGGAACGGCTCACCGCGCGCACGCCTCAGTGGTCGGGGTCGCTTCTTATTTTGACGAGCCGGCATGTGGTTTTCTTATGGAAAAAGAGATCGCCTATTTTGAAGATACCCTCAAGAATCCCCAGAGACCCCTGCTCGGAATCATCGGCGGTGCAAAGGTCAGCACAAAGATCGGTGTTATAAAACATCTATTGAGGACGGTTGATAATATCGTAATCGGCGGCGGTATGTGTTTTACTTTTTATCGGGCTAAAGGATATGGAATCGGAAAGTCTCTGTGTGAGGAATCCTTTATTGATGAAGCGAAAGCAATTACGGACAATTCGAAACTCTATCTGCCGATCGATGTTCTGGTCGCTGAGCGACCAGAACCCGGAGCGCAGACCAGGATTGTAGCCGCATCGTCGATACCCGACGATTATACAGGTGTTGATATCGGAGATGCATCCATATCAGAGATTTCCGCCTTAATAAAAAAATCAAAGACCATTGTGTGGAACGGACCGATGGGAATATTTGAGATCGATGATTTCAGCAAAGGTACAGAAGCCGTTGCCCGGGCGGTCGCAGAGGCGACCGACCAGGGTGCAATCTCTATTGTGGGCGGTGGTGATACGGTCGCCGCCTTGTCGAAATATAATCTTCTTGACAGGGTAAGTCATGCTTCAACCGGCGGCGGTGCTTCACTCGAGTATTTAGAAGGCAAGGAGCTGCCGGGCATCAAGATATTAAAGGACAAATAA
- a CDS encoding triose-phosphate isomerase: protein MEPIIAGNWKMNKNPAESRVLVQKILELIGEVKGREVIIIPPFTSLPHVAEIIRNSFVKLGAQNMHWERSGAYTGEISGLFLKELGCEYVLIGHSERRHIMGETDEMLNRKLKTALEIGLISIFCVGETEEERAAGRTREVILQQLNKGLKDIENEVHKIIFAYEPVWAIGTGKTATPAQVVEVHGFIRSHLKKQSTILYGGSVKPENVDTLMMEKEIDGVLVGGASLKPESFARIVNFST from the coding sequence ATGGAACCGATTATTGCCGGTAACTGGAAGATGAACAAGAATCCTGCTGAATCAAGGGTGCTTGTTCAAAAGATTCTGGAACTCATCGGTGAGGTGAAGGGGCGTGAAGTCATCATCATTCCGCCTTTCACATCACTCCCTCACGTTGCGGAAATTATCAGAAACAGTTTTGTTAAACTCGGCGCCCAGAATATGCACTGGGAAAGGAGCGGTGCCTATACCGGTGAGATCTCCGGTCTTTTTCTCAAAGAACTGGGGTGTGAATACGTGCTGATCGGACACTCGGAACGGCGGCACATAATGGGTGAGACCGATGAGATGCTCAACAGAAAATTGAAGACGGCGCTGGAGATCGGATTGATTTCGATATTCTGCGTCGGTGAGACCGAAGAAGAACGTGCCGCGGGCAGAACCAGGGAAGTGATTCTTCAACAACTGAATAAAGGGCTCAAGGATATTGAAAACGAGGTGCATAAGATAATTTTCGCTTATGAACCTGTATGGGCGATCGGTACGGGCAAGACCGCGACGCCGGCGCAGGTCGTTGAGGTGCATGGTTTTATAAGATCCCATCTAAAGAAACAGAGTACGATTCTCTACGGCGGCAGTGTCAAGCCGGAAAATGTCGATACCTTAATGATGGAAAAAGAGATCGACGGAGTACTTGTCGGCGGCGCAAGCCTGAAACCGGAGAGTTTCGCCCGGATAGTAAATTTCTCGACATAA